A DNA window from Acetilactobacillus jinshanensis contains the following coding sequences:
- a CDS encoding RluA family pseudouridine synthase, translating into MKWQYHLRVPAEITPCSVRHYLSKYLLIPRYKIYRLRKHQRVLVNHKYLPMNYQINAGDHVDLTFLPSDFREPFPNVDPDSAANVKIAYEDRDLLVVNKQRGDKTHPNQPGEIGTTLNHVAAYLQPKHEQPYIVHRLDQQTSGALIIAKNPAVVPILVRLISEKRIKRTYLAWCQGIFKKPSGIINQPIGYDPKDQRKRKINGLHAKRAITKYHVIKTKGNRSLVKINLMTGRTHQIRVHMASLGHPIIGDPLYNPETQLYDPMLLHSWQLKLIQPFYMNVVHVTTPLPNDFKI; encoded by the coding sequence TTGAAGTGGCAATACCATTTACGAGTCCCTGCTGAAATCACACCCTGTTCAGTTAGGCACTACCTAAGTAAATACTTATTGATTCCCCGCTATAAAATTTATCGACTCCGTAAACACCAGCGGGTTTTAGTTAATCATAAATACCTGCCGATGAACTACCAGATTAATGCCGGTGACCATGTCGATCTCACTTTTTTACCTAGTGATTTCCGAGAACCATTTCCAAACGTCGATCCTGATAGTGCGGCCAACGTAAAGATCGCCTACGAAGATCGTGACCTATTAGTCGTTAATAAACAACGTGGTGATAAAACGCATCCCAATCAACCTGGTGAGATCGGCACCACCCTTAACCATGTCGCCGCTTATTTACAACCTAAGCATGAGCAGCCCTACATCGTTCACCGACTTGATCAGCAGACTTCCGGGGCGTTAATCATCGCTAAAAATCCGGCAGTCGTACCAATTCTAGTCAGATTAATCAGTGAGAAACGGATCAAACGAACCTATCTAGCTTGGTGCCAAGGCATTTTTAAAAAGCCTTCAGGCATTATTAATCAGCCGATTGGTTACGATCCTAAAGACCAACGGAAACGGAAGATCAACGGCCTTCACGCTAAACGAGCCATTACTAAGTATCACGTTATTAAAACTAAGGGCAATCGTTCATTAGTCAAAATCAATCTAATGACCGGACGGACCCATCAGATCAGAGTTCATATGGCATCTCTTGGTCACCCAATCATCGGTGATCCACTGTATAATCCAGAAACTCAATTATACGACCCGATGCTTTTGCATTCGTGGCAGCTCAAACTAATCCAACCGTTCTATATGAACGTTGTCCACGTCACGACACCCTTACCTAACGACTTTAAAATTTAA
- a CDS encoding NAD(P)/FAD-dependent oxidoreductase encodes MFAAFYSGLRDANVQLIESLDHLGGQVSALYPYKTILDVGGHPGIQGKDLVKSLKKQMHMMHPTIRLNQAVRDIIPVDGGYQIVTDQTKTYTKAIVIATGGGAFNPRKLRAKNAEKFKNKQLFYSVHNLDQFKNKTVLVAGGGNSAIDNALLLNKVAKKVYLLHRRDTFRGFERMVDRVKQSSIELITPYLIRELNSTDDGKLLVTAKKMRTENDFRRIKVDDVVVNFGFVATNQAMRKWSLKLKGLLRKVDVNQQMKTNENLVYAVGDVAKYKGKDTLIATGFGEVPIAVNSIMRALYPKRRLPIHSTMLKH; translated from the coding sequence ATGTTTGCGGCCTTTTATTCAGGCTTGCGAGATGCCAACGTGCAGCTGATTGAAAGTCTTGATCATTTAGGTGGTCAGGTCTCAGCACTTTATCCATACAAAACGATTTTGGATGTCGGTGGTCATCCTGGCATTCAGGGTAAAGATCTAGTTAAATCCTTAAAGAAGCAGATGCATATGATGCACCCAACCATCCGTCTAAACCAGGCCGTTCGGGATATTATCCCGGTTGACGGTGGCTATCAGATCGTTACTGATCAGACCAAGACTTATACGAAAGCTATCGTGATCGCTACCGGTGGTGGTGCCTTTAATCCCCGAAAGTTACGGGCCAAGAATGCTGAAAAATTTAAAAATAAACAGTTATTCTACAGCGTCCATAATTTAGATCAATTTAAGAACAAGACGGTATTAGTTGCCGGTGGTGGTAACTCGGCAATTGATAACGCCTTATTACTTAATAAGGTTGCTAAAAAGGTCTATCTGTTACACCGTCGTGATACTTTCCGTGGCTTTGAACGGATGGTCGATCGCGTTAAACAATCATCAATCGAGTTAATTACGCCGTATTTAATTCGTGAGTTGAATTCCACTGATGACGGTAAGTTATTAGTTACCGCTAAGAAAATGCGAACAGAGAACGATTTTCGTCGAATTAAAGTCGATGACGTGGTAGTTAACTTTGGATTCGTTGCTACTAACCAGGCCATGCGAAAGTGGAGCCTGAAGCTAAAAGGGTTGCTTCGTAAGGTCGATGTTAACCAGCAGATGAAGACTAACGAGAACTTAGTTTATGCCGTCGGTGACGTAGCTAAATATAAGGGTAAGGATACCTTAATCGCCACCGGTTTTGGTGAAGTTCCAATTGCCGTTAATTCAATCATGCGTGCGTTATACCCAAAGCGTCGTTTACCAATTCACAGTACGATGCTTAAACATTGA
- a CDS encoding aldo/keto reductase gives MQYLKLNDGHRIPANGFGDFQVPDTKECADAVREAIKTGYNFIDTAEMYDNEDQTGKGIKASGIDRDKLFVETKIWETNFQYDDAKNAIDKSLKDLGLNYVNMFLIHWPHGEYDQAWRAMIEAHQAGKLKSIGVSNFSSQQIVDLIKKFGVKPAVNQIKINPWDQKHDEVKWLEDHNIVPEAWSPFAEGRHNAFHDPTLGKIAKAHGKSNSQVILRWLYQRGIVSLAKTVHPQYMKENFDIYSFKLTPSEMKTINNIQ, from the coding sequence ATGCAATATCTTAAATTAAACGACGGTCATCGAATCCCAGCTAACGGTTTTGGTGACTTTCAAGTTCCTGACACCAAGGAATGCGCCGACGCCGTTCGTGAGGCGATTAAGACCGGCTATAACTTTATTGATACGGCCGAAATGTATGACAACGAAGATCAAACTGGTAAAGGCATTAAGGCTTCTGGGATTGATCGTGATAAATTATTCGTTGAAACCAAAATCTGGGAAACTAATTTCCAGTATGACGACGCTAAAAATGCCATTGATAAATCCTTAAAGGACCTTGGCTTAAACTACGTTAACATGTTCTTAATTCACTGGCCACACGGTGAATATGATCAAGCCTGGAGAGCCATGATCGAAGCTCATCAAGCCGGTAAATTAAAATCAATCGGGGTTTCCAATTTCTCTAGTCAACAGATCGTTGACTTGATTAAAAAGTTTGGTGTTAAACCAGCCGTTAACCAAATTAAAATCAACCCGTGGGATCAGAAGCACGATGAAGTTAAGTGGTTAGAAGATCACAATATCGTCCCCGAAGCTTGGTCACCATTTGCTGAAGGTCGCCACAACGCTTTCCATGACCCAACGTTAGGTAAAATTGCTAAAGCTCATGGTAAATCCAACAGCCAGGTCATTCTTCGTTGGTTATATCAACGTGGTATCGTTAGTTTAGCCAAGACGGTTCACCCACAGTACATGAAGGAAAACTTTGATATTTACAGCTTCAAACTCACCCCTAGTGAAATGAAGACCATTAATAATATCCAATAA
- the rny gene encoding ribonuclease Y — protein MFTAGIIVVMAALGYSGGVMINRKSNQHRLSQAHQRAHAYLKDQQHAIDGHKRVILKKDHLASQKHLQNSEKDLDNQQHDNSEFEDRLRNHSDYLDRNNARLDKLFDAFKDHQQKYDQVHDHYQATIKQANDLITKCHKKLNQISQIDDSTAKTTVLNATKLELKREKDIIIKSKTEDAEETADQRAADIIIEAIQRGPIDLPRNHIERSINVPDPIIKRRLLEHNAQHLRLIESVTGTDLFFDPDDPLLLHIGTNDPIRRETARRTLSNLIVSRHMTDMNIEVQVRNAEDEVDNALREIGENVINEMHLGWMHPDLMKIIGRLKFRTSYGQNVLYHCMEVGQMAGVMAAELGLDTQLARRAGLLHDVGKSIDHEVTGTHVELGVKLAKTYHEDPIVINAIAAHHGDVPPTNLISLLVSTSDALSGARPGARSESIEEYLQRLKNLENIANQQAGVKESYAIQAGRELRIIIDPKAMDDKQSAELTKHVRDRIQNELSYPGKIKITTIRMLKAIQYVGNWHHHYHHYRDSRRA, from the coding sequence ATGTTTACAGCTGGAATTATCGTTGTCATGGCCGCGTTAGGCTATTCAGGTGGTGTCATGATTAACAGGAAATCTAATCAGCACCGATTATCACAAGCTCATCAACGTGCACACGCCTATCTAAAGGATCAGCAGCACGCGATTGATGGTCATAAACGAGTCATCCTAAAAAAGGATCATTTAGCTAGCCAAAAGCACCTTCAGAATAGTGAAAAAGATTTAGATAACCAGCAGCATGACAATTCAGAATTTGAAGATCGACTGCGTAACCATTCCGATTATTTAGACCGAAATAACGCTCGGTTAGATAAATTATTTGATGCGTTTAAGGATCATCAGCAGAAGTATGATCAGGTGCATGATCATTATCAAGCCACGATTAAACAAGCTAATGATCTAATTACTAAATGTCATAAGAAACTGAATCAGATTAGTCAGATTGATGATTCGACCGCTAAGACAACGGTTCTTAACGCTACTAAATTAGAATTAAAGCGTGAAAAGGATATTATCATCAAATCCAAGACCGAAGACGCCGAAGAGACCGCTGATCAACGGGCCGCTGACATTATTATCGAAGCAATTCAGCGTGGACCGATTGATTTACCACGTAATCATATTGAACGTAGCATCAATGTTCCGGATCCAATTATTAAACGACGGTTATTGGAACATAACGCACAGCACCTTCGTTTAATCGAAAGTGTTACCGGGACCGATCTATTCTTTGATCCTGATGATCCGTTATTACTTCATATTGGGACCAACGATCCAATTCGTCGAGAAACCGCTCGACGAACGTTAAGTAACTTGATTGTGTCCCGCCACATGACGGATATGAACATTGAAGTTCAAGTTCGAAACGCTGAAGATGAAGTTGATAACGCACTTCGTGAAATTGGTGAAAACGTCATTAACGAAATGCATCTGGGTTGGATGCATCCGGATTTAATGAAGATCATCGGTCGTTTAAAGTTCCGAACCAGTTATGGTCAAAACGTCCTGTATCATTGTATGGAAGTTGGTCAGATGGCTGGTGTGATGGCCGCAGAATTGGGCTTAGATACCCAATTAGCTCGTCGTGCTGGTTTATTGCATGATGTTGGTAAATCAATCGATCATGAAGTTACCGGGACTCACGTTGAGTTAGGGGTCAAATTAGCGAAGACCTATCATGAAGATCCAATCGTAATTAACGCGATTGCGGCTCATCATGGTGATGTTCCGCCGACCAATTTGATTTCGCTTTTGGTATCAACTTCTGATGCATTGTCAGGTGCCCGTCCAGGAGCCCGAAGTGAATCGATTGAAGAATATCTGCAGCGATTGAAGAACTTAGAAAACATCGCCAACCAACAAGCTGGCGTTAAAGAGAGCTATGCGATTCAAGCGGGTCGTGAATTACGGATCATTATTGATCCAAAAGCAATGGATGATAAACAGAGTGCTGAATTAACTAAACACGTTCGTGATCGAATTCAGAATGAACTGTCTTACCCAGGTAAGATCAAAATCACGACGATTCGAATGCTTAAGGCCATTCAGTACGTTGGTAACTGGCATCACCATTATCATCATTACCGCGACAGTCGCCGCGCCTAA
- a CDS encoding type 1 glutamine amidotransferase, which produces MKMLVVQHNDVEGPGYIDDWAKDHNYDVKIVRPDKGDSLTAIRPDQLDFLVIMGGDQSANDMDKQWIIDERHLIQRMHAEKKPILGVCLGAQQIAKAMGALIFKGMTAEIGWLPVQKSEQNPISGIPDQMTVLHWHQDQFTLPIDSKRLFKTKLDHNQGFIMGNMMGLQFHFEVTPDEVKQLTKADAGFIKASDAPNAVQQTADQINQHEFPKDNKKVLYKLIDQIVK; this is translated from the coding sequence ATGAAAATGTTAGTTGTTCAACACAATGATGTCGAAGGACCCGGTTACATTGATGACTGGGCTAAAGATCATAATTATGATGTAAAAATCGTTCGCCCAGACAAGGGTGACTCATTAACCGCAATTCGTCCCGACCAGTTAGACTTCTTAGTCATTATGGGCGGTGACCAAAGCGCTAACGATATGGATAAACAGTGGATCATTGATGAACGCCACTTAATTCAGAGAATGCATGCCGAAAAGAAGCCGATCTTAGGTGTATGCCTTGGTGCCCAACAAATTGCTAAAGCCATGGGCGCTTTGATCTTTAAAGGGATGACCGCTGAAATTGGCTGGCTACCAGTTCAAAAGTCTGAACAGAACCCGATCAGTGGTATTCCGGATCAGATGACCGTTTTACACTGGCACCAGGATCAGTTTACGTTACCCATTGACAGTAAACGGCTTTTCAAGACGAAATTAGACCATAACCAGGGCTTTATCATGGGCAACATGATGGGCTTACAGTTCCACTTTGAAGTTACTCCTGATGAAGTTAAACAGTTAACTAAGGCTGATGCTGGTTTTATTAAGGCTAGCGACGCTCCGAATGCTGTTCAACAGACTGCTGACCAGATCAACCAGCATGAATTTCCAAAGGATAACAAGAAAGTTCTGTATAAGTTAATCGATCAGATCGTTAAGTAA
- a CDS encoding SAM-dependent methyltransferase, translating to MNKRKLFKKLRRQHKIQHKPTYIEQMKHYYHLFSHYMTIKFLINNVLESDRLLQKKQLPQDLPTLLLPDDIQNIIFKRVNKLYPKGNTRGDRLWNKYSEALPKLDKLLRSYREYLENEYGMWAYISAPFAADLAHFIGPKDRALEVMAGNGYVSKGLRDHGVHVYCTDSLAWTKQNETGKHLVTNVEKLDALSAFRKYQDKIKYIIMSWSPDGVPVDWQLLQAVRKSGRDIPMIVIGEKNGATNSKQFWQHAHFIQNDAVKKLNRHHQSFDLMHDHVYLIK from the coding sequence ATGAACAAACGGAAATTATTTAAGAAACTCCGTCGTCAGCATAAGATTCAGCATAAGCCAACTTATATCGAACAGATGAAGCATTATTATCATTTATTTAGTCATTACATGACGATTAAATTTTTGATTAATAACGTTTTGGAAAGTGATCGTTTACTGCAGAAAAAGCAGTTACCGCAAGATTTACCAACCCTTCTGTTACCGGATGACATTCAAAACATCATCTTTAAACGGGTCAATAAATTATATCCAAAGGGCAACACCCGTGGTGACCGACTCTGGAATAAATATAGTGAAGCCTTACCGAAGTTGGATAAACTGCTCCGATCCTACCGAGAATATCTAGAAAACGAATACGGTATGTGGGCTTACATCTCGGCACCGTTCGCCGCTGACCTAGCTCATTTTATCGGCCCTAAAGATCGGGCCTTAGAAGTCATGGCCGGCAATGGTTACGTATCCAAAGGCTTACGTGATCATGGCGTCCACGTCTATTGTACCGATAGCTTAGCCTGGACTAAGCAAAACGAAACCGGCAAGCATTTGGTAACCAACGTCGAAAAATTAGACGCCCTCAGTGCTTTCCGGAAATATCAGGATAAAATCAAATACATCATCATGAGCTGGTCACCAGACGGTGTACCGGTCGATTGGCAATTATTACAGGCCGTTCGTAAATCCGGTCGTGATATCCCGATGATCGTCATCGGTGAAAAGAACGGTGCCACGAACTCTAAACAGTTCTGGCAGCATGCTCACTTTATTCAGAACGATGCGGTTAAGAAATTAAACCGTCATCATCAGAGTTTCGATCTCATGCATGATCACGTTTATTTAATCAAATAA
- a CDS encoding alpha/beta hydrolase: protein MKKKYKLLSAIIFSLAVILGASFVGAGYYFYNVSVVPSHKNFLKNHQTDEINGQRWFKKVHAQNWHQMSATRNLMLDANYVPAVNPTRKTIVIAHGYMGDKNTMWTYAKMFHDLGYNVLVPDDRGQGQSQGHYIGYGWPDRLDYIKWIHKIIRHSGRQAKIVMFGVSMGGATTMMVSGQDNVPPQVKGFIEDCGYDSVNSELHYEASQLYHMPGFIQNSIIPYVSHLTQKKDGYNFVQASALNQVRKNHRPMLFIHGGNDQFVPTRMVYKLYRADKGPKQLLVVKGAPHASSYQTSPKLYQRTIVGFLKQYFK from the coding sequence ATGAAAAAGAAATATAAATTACTTTCAGCAATTATTTTTTCGTTAGCAGTAATTTTAGGCGCCAGTTTTGTCGGTGCTGGTTATTATTTTTATAACGTTTCGGTGGTGCCAAGTCACAAGAACTTTCTTAAAAATCATCAGACCGATGAAATTAACGGTCAGCGCTGGTTTAAAAAGGTCCATGCGCAGAATTGGCATCAAATGTCCGCGACCCGGAATCTAATGTTAGACGCCAATTACGTTCCGGCAGTTAACCCAACCAGGAAGACGATCGTAATCGCACATGGTTACATGGGCGACAAGAACACGATGTGGACGTACGCTAAGATGTTTCATGACTTAGGCTACAACGTTTTAGTACCAGATGACCGTGGTCAGGGTCAGAGTCAAGGCCACTACATTGGTTACGGCTGGCCCGATCGCTTAGATTACATTAAATGGATTCATAAGATAATTCGGCATTCCGGTCGTCAGGCTAAGATCGTGATGTTCGGTGTCAGCATGGGTGGTGCCACCACCATGATGGTCAGTGGTCAGGATAACGTTCCACCACAGGTCAAAGGATTTATCGAAGATTGTGGTTACGACAGTGTAAACAGTGAACTGCATTATGAAGCTAGTCAACTGTATCACATGCCTGGCTTTATTCAGAATTCCATTATTCCGTACGTTAGCCACCTTACCCAAAAGAAAGACGGCTATAATTTTGTCCAGGCCAGTGCCTTGAATCAGGTCAGAAAGAACCATCGGCCGATGCTATTTATTCACGGTGGCAACGATCAGTTCGTTCCAACACGAATGGTCTATAAATTATACCGAGCTGATAAAGGTCCTAAACAGCTTCTGGTCGTCAAAGGTGCTCCACATGCTTCATCATATCAGACGTCACCGAAACTCTATCAGAGGACGATCGTGGGCTTTCTGAAGCAGTACTTCAAATAG
- the spx gene encoding transcriptional regulator Spx, with amino-acid sequence MLNLYVAPSSASSRKARGWLKAHNIPFRERNINSKPLNADEVKQILRLTENGSSDIISTRSNIYKKLTRKLHMNLEDLSLSQLISLVVKYPDLMRRPIIFDNKRLEVGYNEEEIRRFLPHKVRMAELHHLEAQLDA; translated from the coding sequence ATGTTGAATCTTTATGTAGCTCCAAGCAGTGCATCAAGCCGCAAAGCGCGCGGATGGTTGAAAGCTCATAATATCCCGTTCCGTGAACGGAACATTAATTCTAAGCCATTAAATGCCGATGAAGTTAAGCAGATTTTACGTTTAACCGAAAACGGTAGTTCGGATATCATTTCCACCCGTTCAAATATTTACAAGAAGTTAACGAGAAAACTGCACATGAACTTAGAAGACCTATCTCTTTCTCAGCTCATCAGTTTAGTCGTTAAGTATCCTGACTTGATGCGTCGTCCGATCATTTTTGATAACAAGCGGCTTGAAGTTGGTTACAACGAAGAAGAAATTCGTCGCTTCTTACCACATAAAGTTCGGATGGCTGAACTTCATCATCTAGAGGCTCAACTTGATGCTTAA
- a CDS encoding alpha/beta hydrolase: MHFTPKKIALGIVIVIEVIIFCVLIQWQFRGRVLNTVHVKQQSTATVFIPGFGGNAASTNDFINQYSWHNVATKSLRIYISKKNHISTMKQYHPIVKNNPMVQLIFQDDLHPHRQAAQMIYAMHYLYKKYHIKKVNFIGHSSGGNIAFDYMIHNPHAKQVPTPVKLVTIGANYAPNDPLVKNLPKGLHILNIAGEIYNSKTDGEVPNKIVKPMGKLVRKHVGKYRYYVYSSNPMSAEHSMLHENPSLDKIIAEFLWNNEYPAGSEK, translated from the coding sequence ATGCATTTTACCCCCAAGAAAATCGCTCTAGGCATTGTCATCGTTATTGAAGTCATTATCTTTTGTGTCCTCATTCAGTGGCAATTCCGTGGTCGAGTTTTGAATACTGTTCACGTTAAGCAACAATCCACCGCAACGGTTTTTATTCCAGGATTTGGTGGTAACGCCGCATCAACCAATGATTTTATTAATCAATACTCATGGCATAACGTTGCGACTAAATCACTTCGAATCTATATTTCTAAAAAGAATCATATTTCAACCATGAAACAATATCATCCGATCGTTAAGAATAACCCGATGGTCCAGCTGATCTTCCAGGATGATCTTCATCCTCATCGTCAGGCTGCCCAGATGATTTACGCAATGCACTACCTGTACAAGAAGTACCACATCAAGAAAGTCAACTTCATTGGTCATTCATCAGGTGGTAACATCGCCTTTGACTACATGATTCATAATCCGCACGCTAAACAGGTGCCAACACCCGTCAAATTAGTTACGATCGGTGCTAACTACGCACCGAACGATCCGTTAGTCAAGAATCTGCCAAAAGGCTTGCACATTTTAAACATCGCCGGTGAAATTTATAATTCCAAGACCGATGGTGAAGTTCCGAATAAAATCGTTAAGCCGATGGGCAAATTAGTCCGAAAGCACGTTGGTAAATACCGTTACTACGTATACAGCAGTAACCCGATGAGCGCTGAACACTCAATGCTTCATGAAAATCCGTCGTTAGATAAGATCATCGCCGAATTCTTATGGAACAACGAATATCCTGCCGGTTCAGAAAAATAA
- a CDS encoding bifunctional metallophosphatase/5'-nucleotidase, translated as MKLNLLLTSDVHGYLVPTNYVNSQMDAPFSLERAATCLKALQKKHTYTLTFDDGDYLEGSPLSFYLAKIKKESAPHELDAAFNQVHYDFGIVGNHEFNYGQSYLLNSIKESHRQFLCANIVDSKGHHPFGKPYIVKQVGPIKVAVMGLTTQGTTKWEKSKNLKGLKFISAVTTAKKYVPLMRKQADVVIVAYHGGFERNKQGVPTEILKGENESYQMLKDVKGIDALLTGHQHRIIADHLFGVPTIQVGHRGELVGVVTLDINANRQITDSQVKLIPTKDYTPDPQVTQAIKPTEKAVDHWLNRPLATINGSLSFKSAPEARINKCNFIEFIQHVQMATMGADISAASLFTNEAHGFENPITLRNIMTNYVYPNTLSLSIINGKILKEAMEQSAKYFTYKNGKFTVSRPFVYPKPLNYCYDMYEGVNYVMNIAKPIGHRITKLTYHGKPVRPNQKLKIVLNTYRAVGGGHYPMFNRSQIVKTSHMVMDQVIAHYLKRHPVINATNNHNFKVIYKK; from the coding sequence ATGAAACTAAATCTTTTATTAACCAGTGACGTTCATGGCTATCTCGTTCCAACCAACTACGTTAATTCGCAAATGGACGCCCCGTTCAGCCTCGAACGAGCCGCCACATGTCTAAAAGCACTTCAAAAGAAGCACACTTACACGTTGACCTTCGATGATGGTGATTATCTCGAAGGTTCGCCACTATCCTTTTACTTAGCTAAAATCAAAAAAGAATCGGCCCCGCACGAATTGGACGCCGCATTTAACCAGGTTCATTATGACTTTGGGATCGTCGGTAATCATGAATTTAACTACGGTCAAAGCTATCTGTTAAATTCCATCAAGGAATCCCATCGTCAGTTCCTTTGTGCGAACATCGTCGATTCCAAAGGCCACCATCCCTTTGGCAAGCCTTACATCGTTAAACAGGTCGGTCCAATCAAGGTTGCCGTAATGGGCTTAACAACCCAGGGAACCACGAAATGGGAAAAGTCAAAGAACCTAAAGGGACTCAAGTTTATTTCAGCCGTTACGACCGCCAAGAAATACGTGCCTTTGATGCGTAAACAAGCGGACGTTGTTATCGTTGCCTATCACGGTGGCTTTGAACGTAATAAACAAGGGGTCCCAACTGAGATCCTAAAGGGTGAAAACGAGAGCTACCAAATGCTTAAAGACGTCAAAGGGATTGACGCTTTGTTAACCGGTCATCAACACCGCATCATCGCTGATCATCTCTTTGGTGTTCCAACCATTCAGGTCGGTCACCGCGGTGAATTAGTGGGTGTCGTTACATTGGACATCAACGCGAATCGACAGATCACTGATTCTCAAGTTAAATTAATTCCGACCAAGGACTATACTCCGGATCCGCAGGTTACTCAAGCGATTAAGCCCACCGAAAAAGCCGTTGATCACTGGTTAAACCGCCCACTAGCAACGATTAATGGCTCATTATCATTCAAGAGTGCTCCTGAAGCCCGGATCAATAAATGCAATTTCATCGAATTTATCCAGCACGTTCAGATGGCGACCATGGGTGCTGACATTTCGGCAGCATCCCTATTTACCAATGAAGCTCACGGCTTTGAAAATCCAATTACTCTCCGTAACATCATGACGAATTACGTTTATCCCAACACTTTGTCACTTTCCATTATTAACGGTAAAATCCTAAAGGAAGCTATGGAACAAAGCGCTAAATACTTTACCTATAAGAACGGTAAATTTACCGTCAGTCGCCCGTTTGTCTATCCTAAGCCACTAAATTACTGTTACGACATGTACGAAGGCGTTAACTACGTCATGAACATTGCTAAACCAATCGGTCACCGCATCACTAAGTTAACCTATCACGGGAAACCAGTCAGACCCAATCAAAAGTTGAAAATCGTTCTTAATACCTATCGTGCCGTCGGTGGTGGCCATTATCCTATGTTCAACCGCAGTCAAATCGTTAAAACCAGCCATATGGTAATGGACCAGGTGATTGCTCATTACCTCAAGAGGCATCCCGTAATTAACGCAACCAATAACCACAACTTTAAAGTAATTTATAAAAAATAA
- a CDS encoding helix-turn-helix domain-containing protein: MFKDRLRALRKGRHLTLSQLAKGLNKKFHNDKKHLNTSPQIENWERGIRIPPYTEIIKLARYFNVSMDYIAGRSYNDKIDLANLFVGDKTLQFDGKPLSTDDRNEIYEIIRGYLYEKSHPVTKTNGHKRNQKKQTQLNLL; encoded by the coding sequence GTGTTCAAAGATCGTTTAAGAGCTCTTCGAAAGGGTCGTCATTTAACCCTGAGTCAACTCGCTAAGGGCCTTAATAAAAAATTTCATAATGATAAGAAACACTTAAACACCAGTCCTCAAATTGAAAACTGGGAACGTGGAATTCGAATTCCACCATACACCGAAATTATTAAATTAGCACGCTACTTCAACGTCAGCATGGATTACATCGCGGGACGTTCATATAACGATAAGATCGATTTAGCCAACCTCTTCGTTGGTGACAAAACACTTCAGTTTGATGGCAAACCGTTAAGTACCGATGACCGTAACGAAATCTACGAAATCATCCGAGGTTACCTATACGAAAAGAGCCACCCCGTTACTAAAACGAATGGCCATAAACGTAATCAAAAGAAGCAAACGCAGCTTAACCTTTTATAA